From Chroogloeocystis siderophila 5.2 s.c.1, one genomic window encodes:
- a CDS encoding ribbon-helix-helix protein, CopG family, which produces MKEKKHSLTLRLDDVEKEKLEKLAEASGLSLAATMRQLIRNAKVKNNA; this is translated from the coding sequence ATGAAGGAGAAAAAGCATAGTCTAACCCTTAGGCTTGATGATGTGGAGAAAGAAAAGCTAGAAAAGTTAGCAGAAGCTTCCGGTTTAAGTTTAGCGGCAACAATGCGGCAACTCATTAGAAACGCTAAAGTCAAAAATAATGCTTAG